A genomic window from Pocillopora verrucosa isolate sample1 chromosome 7, ASM3666991v2, whole genome shotgun sequence includes:
- the LOC136282586 gene encoding uncharacterized protein — translation MDIPKGQTIVVIGGGVGGCCTALALARTQQFQIYLLEKNGELMRESSDATPGRMGLGFHYADKETALFYLHATIEFTRKYGRFRQEVGRSETLHPLRRGRYFILKSSLVPVKEILDTYDALKEEYTNMVSEDPSYEVFGRPEDFYRVLEPWEFEEDVATEEIEMGIETAEELLDWSRLRRFIISQLEHFQDKKMVEIRTNTEVTEISALDDCGTYLIKAVDLSAGGNVEIFAEVTVNASWYNIGKFNKMLGISAFTRKRCNRIKAIITVQLPEALVHMPSMFFCMGPFCMFTNKGNRVGMLTYAPETNMAVSTSEKLEPEFEHVFFNLSEDEKCAKGKKILAGVSKYIPKLKQAKVTKVKLGIIQTFMDEDTIDFGFKVGNLDLLHDPHVGGIYKRNYSGVEEPRPGYIINACMKLLYCFDNAEIVKDLILSKSAEGSGTESN, via the coding sequence ATGGACATTCCAAAAGGCCAGACAATTGTCGTTATCGGTGGAGGAGTGGGTGGCTGTTGCACGGCTCTTGCATTGGCAAGAACACAACAATTCCAAATTTATCTCTTGGAGAAAAATGGAGAGTTGATGAGAGAAAGCAGTGACGCAACTCCGGGACGCATGGGACTTGGTTTTCATTACGCTGACAAGGAGACAGCCCTCTTCTATTTACACGCCACCATCGAGTTCACCCGAAAGTACGGTCGATTCCGACAAGAGGTAGGTCGAAGTGAAACGTTACATCCGCTGCGTCGAGGCAGATACTTTATCTTGAAAAGTTCATTGGTTCCTGTCAAGGAGATTCTAGATACTTATGACGCACTCAAAGAAGAGTACACCAATATGGTCAGCGAAGACCCCAGTTACGAAGTCTTTGGTCGTCCAGAAGACTTTTACCGAGTTCTAGAACCTTGGGAGTTCGAAGAAGATGTCGCGACGGAGGAGATAGAAATGGGAATCGAGACTGCGGAGGAGTTATTGGATTGGTCAAGGTTGAGGAGATTTATCATAAGTCAGCTGGAACACTTTCAAGACaagaaaatggttgaaattagAACAAACACTGAAGTCACTGAGATTTCAGCGCTCGACGATTGTGGCACATATTTAATAAAAGCCGTAGATTTGTCAGCTGGTGGGAACGTAGAGATTTTCGCCGAGGTAACTGTGAACGCCTCGTGGTACAACATTGGCAAATTCAACAAGATGCTCGGTATTTCCGCTTTCACAAGGAAAAGATGCAACAGAATCAAAGCAATTATCACGGTGCAGCTGCCCGAAGCTCTTGTCCACATGCCTTCAATGTTCTTCTGTATGGGACCCTTCTGCATGTTTACTAACAAAGGAAACAGAGTTGGAATGTTGACTTATGCACCAGAGACAAACATGGCCGTGAGTACCTCTGAAAAACTGGAACCAGAATTCGAGCATGTATTCTTCAATCTCTCAGAGGACGAGAAATGCGCCAAGGGTAAAAAAATCTTAGCCGGTGTGTCGAAATACATTCCTAAATTGAAGCAAGCCAAAGTGACAAAGGTAAAGCTTGGCATTATCCAAACATTTATGGACGAAGATACAATAGATTTCGGTTTCAAAGTGGGAAACTTGGATTTGTTGCACGATCCACATGTTGGAGGTATTTACAAGAGAAATTACAGTGGAGTGGAGGAACCTCGGCCAGGATATATAATCAATGCATGTATGAAGctattgtattgttttgataaCGCAGAGATCGTAAAGGACCTGATTTTATCGAAATCTGCAGAAGGTTCTGGTACTGAAAGCAATTAA
- the LOC136282587 gene encoding uncharacterized protein, whose amino-acid sequence MDIPKGQTIVVIGGGVGGCCTALALARTQQFHIYLMEKNGELMRESSDATPGRMGLGFHYADKETALFYLHATLEFTRKYGRFRQEVGRSETLHPLRRGRYFILKSSLVPVKEILDTYDALKEEYTNMVSKDPSYEVFGRPEDFYRVLEPWEFEEDVATEEIEMGIETAEELLDWSRLRRFIISQLERFQDKKMVEIRTNTEVTEISAFKDCGAYLIKAVDLSAGGNVEIFAEVTVNASWYNIGKFNKMLGISALTRKRCNRIKAITTVQLPEALVHMPSMFFCMGPFCMFSNKGNRVGMLTYAPETNIAVSSSGELEPEFEHVFFNLSENEKCAKGQKILAGVSKYIPKLKQAKVTKVKLGIIQTFMDEDTIDFGLKVGNLNLLHDPHVGGIYKRNYSGVEEPRPGYIINACMKLLYCFDNAEIVKDLILSKSAEGSRTESN is encoded by the coding sequence ATGGACATTCCAAAAGGCCAGACTATTGTCGTTATCGGTGGAGGAGTGGGTGGCTGTTGCACGGCTCTTGCATTGGCAAGAACACAACAATTCCATATATACCTTATGGAGAAAAATGGAGAGTTGATGAGAGAAAGCAGTGACGCAACTCCGGGACGCATGGGGCTTGGTTTTCATTACGCTGACAAGGAGACAGCCCTCTTCTATTTACACGCCACCCTCGAGTTCACCCGAAAGTACGGTCGTTTCCGACAAGAGGTAGGTCGAAGTGAAACGTTACATCCGCTGCGTCGAGGCAGATACTTTATCTTGAAAAGTTCATTAGTTCCTGTCAAGGAGATTCTAGATACTTATGACGCACTCAAAGAAGAGTACACCAATATGGTTAGCAAAGACCCCAGTTACGAAGTGTTTGGTCGTCCAGAAGACTTTTACCGAGTTCTAGAACCTTGGGAGTTCGAAGAAGATGTCGCGACGGAGGAGATAGAAATGGGAATCGAGACTGCGGAGGAGTTATTGGATTGGTCAAGGTTGAGGAGATTTATCATAAGTCAGCTGGAACGCTTTCAAGACaagaaaatggttgaaattagAACAAACACTGAAGTCACTGAGATTTCAGCGTTCAAGGATTGTGGCGCATATTTAATAAAAGCCGTAGATTTGTCAGCTGGTGGCAACGTAGAGATTTTCGCCGAGGTAACTGTGAACGCCTCGTGGTACAACATTGGCAAATTCAACAAGATGCTCGGTATTTCCGCTCTAACAAGGAAAAGATGCAACAGAATCAAGGCAATTACCACGGTGCAACTGCCCGAAGCTCTTGTCCACATGCCTTCAATGTTCTTCTGTATGGGACCCTTCTGCATGTTTTCCAACAAAGGAAACAGAGTTGGAATGTTGACTTATGCACCAGAGACAAACATCGCCGTGAGTTCTTCTGGAGAATTGGAACCAGAATTCGAGCATGTATTCTTCAATCTCTCAGAAAACGAGAAATGCGCTAAGGGTCAAAAAATCTTAGCCGGTGTGTCGAAATACATTCCTAAATTGAAACAAGCCAAAGTGACAAAGGTAAAGCTTGGCATTATCCAAACATTCATGGACGAAGATACAATAGATTTCGGTTTGAAAGTCGGAAACTTGAATTTGTTGCACGACCCGCATGTTGGAGGTATTTACAAGAGAAATTACAGTGGAGTGGAGGAACCTCGGCCAGGATATATAATCAATGCATGTATGAAGctattgtattgttttgataaCGCCGAGATCGTAAAGGACCTGATTTTATCGAAATCTGCAGAAGGTTCTCGTACTGAAAGCAATTAA